The Thiogranum longum genome includes a region encoding these proteins:
- the gorA gene encoding glutathione-disulfide reductase — MSQHYDLIAIGGGSGGLSVAERAARYGARCAVIEKGPLGGTCVNVGCVPKKVMWFGASIAHTLEDAEHYGFHLGETAFDWKALKTKRDNYVHGINDWYHTYLADSNIDEIVGEARFVDARTLEVDGQHYTADHIVVAPGGAPMLPETPGAGLGITSDGFFELESLPRRVAVVGSGYIAVELAGMLNALGSDVTMLLRREHLLRDFDAMLRENLMEEMLGDGIDILARTQVREVCGADDGTLVIECENGQRLEGFDELIWAIGRYPLSAGLALGKAGIEVDASGYIPTDKFQNTNVSGVYAIGDVTGQAQLTPVAIAAGRRLGDRLFGGMADRHLAYENIATVVFSHPPIGTVGLTESEARDQHGEAVKVYQTRFTAMYNALTERKQKTAMKLVTVGAQEKVVGCHVIGPGADEMLQGFAVAIRMGATKKDLDDTVAIHPTSAEELVTMR, encoded by the coding sequence ATGAGCCAGCATTATGACCTGATTGCGATCGGTGGTGGTAGCGGCGGACTGTCTGTGGCGGAGCGTGCAGCCCGATACGGGGCGCGTTGTGCGGTGATAGAAAAGGGGCCGCTGGGCGGTACCTGTGTGAATGTCGGTTGCGTGCCGAAGAAGGTCATGTGGTTTGGTGCCAGTATTGCACACACCCTCGAAGATGCGGAGCACTATGGATTTCACCTCGGCGAAACAGCATTTGACTGGAAGGCACTGAAAACAAAGCGTGACAACTATGTGCACGGCATCAACGACTGGTACCACACCTATCTTGCGGACTCGAATATCGACGAAATCGTTGGAGAAGCGAGATTTGTCGATGCGCGCACACTGGAGGTCGATGGTCAGCACTACACCGCTGATCATATTGTCGTCGCTCCGGGCGGTGCGCCCATGCTGCCTGAAACACCAGGTGCCGGGCTGGGCATAACGTCCGACGGTTTTTTCGAACTGGAGAGCCTGCCGCGCCGCGTTGCCGTGGTGGGGTCCGGGTATATTGCAGTAGAACTGGCGGGTATGCTGAATGCGCTGGGGTCTGATGTCACCATGTTGTTGCGTCGTGAACACCTGCTGCGCGATTTCGACGCCATGCTGCGTGAAAACCTCATGGAAGAAATGCTCGGTGATGGTATCGACATACTTGCACGCACCCAGGTCAGGGAAGTGTGCGGCGCCGATGACGGCACACTGGTGATCGAATGCGAAAACGGTCAGCGACTGGAAGGGTTCGACGAGCTGATCTGGGCCATAGGTCGTTACCCGTTGAGCGCAGGGCTGGCACTGGGGAAGGCCGGTATCGAAGTCGATGCAAGCGGTTACATCCCTACGGATAAATTTCAGAACACCAATGTATCAGGTGTATATGCCATCGGCGATGTAACCGGGCAAGCGCAATTGACGCCGGTTGCGATTGCTGCCGGTCGCCGGCTCGGCGACCGCCTGTTCGGTGGCATGGCAGACCGGCATCTGGCTTATGAGAATATTGCCACAGTCGTTTTCAGCCACCCGCCAATCGGTACAGTCGGACTGACGGAAAGTGAAGCGCGTGACCAGCACGGCGAGGCGGTCAAGGTTTACCAGACACGCTTCACCGCCATGTATAACGCGCTTACCGAGCGCAAACAGAAGACCGCCATGAAGCTGGTGACCGTCGGTGCGCAGGAAAAGGTTGTCGGGTGCCACGTCATCGGCCCGGGTGCGGATGAAATGTTACAGGGCTTTGCGGTCGCTATCCGCATGGGCGCAACGAAGAAAGACCTTGATGATACGGTGGCGATTCACCCGACCAGCGCGGAAGAGCTGGTAACCATGCGCTGA
- the prlC gene encoding oligopeptidase A: MNPLLELTELPAFDRIRPEHVEPAVDQALADVRTEIENLLQAGPPWNWDNTLAPLELALNRLHRVWSPVSHLNAVMNSDALRAAYNACLPKLSALETELGQHKGLYRAVNAIANSNEFDALDPARQQSIRHRLRDFRLMGIALGEDEQARFKEIQQRLSELQARFQENLLDATHGWKKIITDESLLSGLPESALELARQHAENENTQGWLFTLDFPSYFPVVAYADNRALREELYTAYMTRASDTGPHAGQWDNTALMDEILMLRDESARLLGFASYAEYSLATKMADSPTQVLQFLNELAEHSHASAHNEMNILREFAREQGADYTLQAWDVPYWSEKLRRQQHDLSQEMLKPWFPHTRVIKGLFDVVEQLYGLRITERDGVPVWHTDVRFFDIHDTDGTLRGSFYLDLYARANKRGGAWMDDCASRLMIGNQQQTPVAYLTCNFSPPVGDRPALLTHDEVTTLFHEFGHGLHHMLTRVDYPSVSGINGVAWDAVELPSQFMENWCWEREPVNLISSHVETGEPLPDDLFERLRGARNFQSAMQMVRQLEFALFDMRIHDEYQSDKGARIYEMLDQVRTQVAVVPVPEFNRFAHGFSHIFGGGYAAGYYSYKWAEVLSADAYSLFEETGVFNRESGRRFLENILEQGGSANPMQLYRQFRGREPDIRALLRHSGLEQ; encoded by the coding sequence ATGAATCCCTTACTGGAATTGACTGAACTACCTGCTTTTGACCGTATTCGCCCCGAACACGTAGAGCCTGCGGTAGACCAGGCGCTGGCTGATGTACGCACAGAAATAGAAAATTTGCTGCAGGCCGGGCCACCCTGGAACTGGGATAACACCCTGGCGCCACTTGAACTGGCACTCAACCGCCTGCACCGCGTGTGGTCTCCGGTCAGCCATCTCAACGCGGTAATGAACAGCGATGCCCTGCGCGCCGCCTATAACGCCTGCCTGCCGAAACTCAGTGCCCTTGAAACCGAACTGGGTCAGCACAAAGGTCTGTACCGGGCCGTTAATGCCATTGCCAACAGTAATGAATTCGACGCACTGGATCCTGCGCGCCAGCAATCCATTCGTCACCGGCTGCGCGACTTCCGCCTGATGGGCATAGCACTGGGTGAGGACGAACAGGCCCGTTTCAAGGAAATACAGCAACGGCTTTCCGAATTACAGGCCCGCTTCCAGGAAAACCTGCTGGATGCGACCCATGGGTGGAAAAAAATTATCACCGATGAAAGCCTGTTATCCGGGCTGCCGGAATCCGCACTTGAGCTGGCGCGCCAGCACGCTGAAAATGAAAACACGCAAGGATGGCTGTTCACACTCGATTTTCCCTCCTACTTCCCTGTCGTAGCTTATGCTGACAACCGTGCCCTGCGTGAGGAGCTCTACACCGCCTACATGACGCGCGCCTCAGACACTGGCCCCCATGCCGGTCAATGGGACAACACGGCACTGATGGATGAAATTCTCATGCTGCGGGACGAATCGGCCCGACTGCTGGGATTCGCAAGCTATGCCGAATACTCGCTGGCGACCAAGATGGCCGACTCACCGACACAGGTTCTGCAATTTCTGAATGAGCTTGCCGAGCACTCACACGCGTCCGCGCACAATGAAATGAACATACTGCGCGAGTTTGCCCGGGAACAGGGTGCAGACTACACGCTACAGGCCTGGGATGTCCCCTACTGGTCCGAGAAGCTGCGCAGGCAACAACACGACCTTTCGCAGGAAATGCTCAAACCCTGGTTCCCGCACACGCGTGTCATCAAGGGGCTGTTCGATGTGGTCGAACAGCTTTATGGCTTGCGCATCACTGAACGTGATGGTGTCCCGGTCTGGCACACCGATGTTCGCTTTTTTGATATCCACGATACTGACGGCACACTGCGAGGCAGTTTCTACCTCGACCTGTATGCGCGCGCCAACAAGCGTGGAGGCGCATGGATGGATGACTGCGCCTCGCGACTGATGATTGGAAATCAACAGCAGACGCCGGTCGCCTACCTGACCTGTAACTTTTCCCCCCCCGTTGGCGACCGCCCTGCGCTGCTCACCCACGATGAGGTGACTACCCTGTTCCATGAATTCGGCCATGGCCTGCACCACATGCTGACACGTGTCGATTACCCGAGTGTATCCGGTATCAATGGCGTGGCCTGGGACGCTGTCGAACTCCCGAGCCAGTTCATGGAGAACTGGTGCTGGGAACGCGAACCGGTCAACCTGATTTCATCACACGTCGAAACCGGAGAGCCGCTGCCTGATGATTTATTCGAACGCCTGCGTGGCGCCCGGAATTTTCAGTCAGCCATGCAAATGGTCAGACAACTGGAGTTTGCCCTGTTCGACATGCGCATACACGACGAATATCAGTCTGACAAAGGTGCTCGAATCTACGAAATGCTTGATCAGGTTCGTACGCAGGTTGCTGTCGTGCCGGTACCCGAATTCAACCGTTTTGCGCACGGTTTCTCACATATCTTCGGCGGCGGTTACGCCGCCGGCTACTATAGTTACAAGTGGGCCGAGGTGTTATCGGCCGACGCCTACTCACTGTTCGAAGAAACCGGCGTCTTCAACCGGGAAAGTGGCCGGCGCTTCCTGGAAAATATTCTGGAACAGGGCGGTTCGGCCAATCCCATGCAGCTTTACAGGCAGTTTCGTGGCCGTGAGCCGGATATCCGTGCACTGCTCCGGCACAGTGGGCTTGAGCAGTAA
- the ubiD gene encoding 4-hydroxy-3-polyprenylbenzoate decarboxylase, translating to MHYQDLRDFIRQLEADGQLQRITHPVDPKLEITEVCERTLHASGPALLFENPGDFSIPVLANLFGTPERVAAGMGADSVAELREIGKLLAALKEPEPPKGMKDAWQKLPMFRKVLDMAPKILKSAPCQQHILEGDEVDLGKLPIQTCWPEDAAPLITWALVVTKGPQKERQNLGIYRQQVLSRNKVIMRWLAHRGGALDYRDWQQVHPGKPFPVAVALGADPATILAAVTPVPDTLSEYAFAGLLRGAKTELVKCHSLDLQVPASAEFVLEGHIHPGEEALEGPFGDHTGYYNEQQRFPVFTIDCITHRDKPIYHSTYTGRPPDEPAILGVALNEVFVPILQKQFPEITDFYLPPEGCSYRIACVSMKKQYPGHAKRVMFGVWSFLRQFMYTKFVIVTDDDVNVRDWKDVIWAMTTRMDPARDVTLVENTPIDYLDFASPVSGLGSKMGLDATSKWKGETSREWGRPISMDADTRAHVDAMWDKLGIRLD from the coding sequence ATGCACTACCAGGATCTTCGCGACTTCATCAGGCAACTGGAAGCTGACGGCCAGCTGCAGCGTATTACCCACCCCGTTGACCCGAAGCTTGAGATAACTGAAGTCTGTGAGCGCACCTTGCACGCCAGCGGTCCTGCCCTGTTGTTCGAAAACCCGGGCGATTTCTCAATCCCTGTCCTTGCCAACCTGTTCGGTACACCCGAACGTGTTGCTGCCGGTATGGGCGCCGATTCTGTCGCCGAGTTGAGGGAAATCGGCAAGCTGCTGGCAGCACTCAAGGAACCCGAACCCCCAAAAGGGATGAAAGATGCGTGGCAGAAACTGCCCATGTTCCGCAAGGTGCTCGATATGGCACCAAAAATATTGAAGTCCGCACCCTGTCAACAGCACATTCTAGAGGGTGATGAAGTTGATCTTGGAAAACTGCCCATTCAGACCTGCTGGCCGGAAGACGCCGCCCCGCTCATTACCTGGGCATTGGTGGTTACCAAAGGCCCGCAAAAGGAACGCCAGAACCTGGGCATTTACCGACAACAGGTGCTGTCTCGCAACAAGGTCATTATGCGCTGGCTGGCACATCGCGGCGGCGCACTGGATTACCGTGACTGGCAACAGGTACATCCCGGCAAACCTTTCCCGGTAGCTGTTGCGCTGGGTGCAGACCCTGCCACGATACTGGCCGCTGTCACTCCCGTGCCCGACACCCTGTCGGAGTATGCTTTTGCCGGCCTGCTGCGCGGGGCAAAGACTGAACTGGTGAAATGCCACTCACTGGATTTACAGGTTCCTGCCAGTGCTGAATTTGTCCTTGAAGGCCATATTCACCCGGGCGAGGAGGCACTGGAAGGCCCGTTCGGCGATCACACCGGCTACTATAATGAGCAGCAACGCTTTCCGGTATTCACCATTGACTGCATCACTCACCGGGACAAGCCGATTTACCACAGCACCTATACCGGTCGCCCGCCTGACGAGCCTGCCATCCTGGGAGTAGCACTCAACGAGGTTTTTGTACCGATCCTGCAGAAGCAGTTTCCTGAAATCACCGACTTCTATCTCCCGCCGGAAGGCTGTTCCTACCGGATCGCCTGCGTGAGCATGAAAAAGCAGTATCCCGGCCACGCCAAGCGTGTGATGTTCGGGGTATGGAGTTTCCTGCGTCAGTTCATGTACACCAAGTTTGTCATTGTCACAGACGATGATGTGAATGTACGTGACTGGAAAGATGTGATCTGGGCCATGACCACACGCATGGACCCGGCGCGAGATGTCACACTGGTAGAAAACACGCCTATCGATTACCTGGATTTTGCCTCACCGGTTTCCGGACTTGGCAGTAAAATGGGGCTGGATGCCACATCAAAATGGAAAGGCGAAACCAGTCGCGAGTGGGGGCGCCCCATCAGCATGGATGCAGATACCAGGGCACACGTGGATGCCATGTGGGATAAACTGGGTATACGTCTGGACTGA
- a CDS encoding CZB domain-containing protein → MANQSSELSKIGNNASSGMGSVLELSKDMEGVISAGALRSFVELAKTDHLVYKFAIYQVMMGVSNKSIDEFADHTRCRLGQWYYEGEGIGCFSKLPGYRELEEPHRGVHRHALEALAQYHEGNIDQALRELEEMEANSMQVLRYLEEMAVSAEGDNSLLCATA, encoded by the coding sequence ATGGCAAACCAGTCATCTGAACTGAGCAAAATCGGAAACAATGCAAGTTCAGGTATGGGGTCGGTACTGGAATTATCCAAGGATATGGAAGGCGTAATTTCAGCGGGGGCATTAAGAAGTTTTGTGGAGTTGGCGAAGACGGATCACCTGGTTTACAAGTTTGCGATATATCAGGTCATGATGGGTGTATCGAACAAGAGTATTGATGAGTTTGCTGATCATACCCGCTGCCGACTGGGGCAATGGTACTACGAAGGAGAGGGGATCGGTTGCTTCAGCAAGTTACCCGGTTACCGGGAGCTGGAAGAACCGCACCGTGGCGTACATCGTCACGCACTGGAAGCCCTGGCGCAGTACCATGAAGGTAACATTGACCAGGCCCTGCGTGAGCTTGAGGAAATGGAAGCAAACAGCATGCAGGTGCTCAGGTACCTGGAGGAAATGGCTGTTAGCGCCGAAGGTGACAACAGTCTGTTGTGCGCGACGGCCTGA
- a CDS encoding DUF2892 domain-containing protein, with protein sequence MGNRLYRLLFGTLLLIALYFGLHQLIYFLVSLTVFEAVTNLRIPLLIARLRGVDNPDPDEGSLGINFHTRSSFEAERGWRLLVATMLAVSVFIFPGPLWFLPWFMGFAILGAGVSGVCPMFLALKWAGLR encoded by the coding sequence ATGGGCAACCGGCTCTATCGACTGCTGTTTGGCACTTTGCTGTTGATTGCACTCTATTTCGGTCTGCATCAACTGATATATTTCCTGGTAAGCTTGACTGTTTTCGAAGCCGTTACTAATCTTCGTATTCCCTTATTGATCGCCAGGCTTCGAGGGGTAGATAATCCGGATCCAGACGAAGGATCACTCGGCATAAATTTCCATACACGCAGCAGCTTCGAGGCTGAACGTGGCTGGCGCCTGCTGGTTGCCACCATGCTGGCGGTCAGTGTATTTATTTTTCCTGGACCGTTGTGGTTTTTACCCTGGTTCATGGGTTTCGCCATTCTGGGTGCCGGTGTAAGTGGTGTATGCCCGATGTTCCTTGCGTTAAAATGGGCAGGGTTAAGATGA
- a CDS encoding EAL domain-containing protein, whose product MKSARHNEAVHIGLPLKIAGIVFWGLVAVGLLMVAMAMPWLERIAVLEHETSPRQIVTSVREQLLEDNAVTLDALRPSIPPLMQELNIPAVSIERSTKSITFGKPEPGLESFTSSFTSADLQTGGLVDVVVTVYQQTIEQALLTRKKQLMLVLGISFFAFGLIIQWILQKVITKPFHQMIATAELCSHGNEARFNENRFDEFGYLSRFINKAMAALQARQLELSDALQRAQAGEHALFDEKNRAEVTLNSIAEGVITTDRDGKVRFMNPVAERLSGWKQEEATGRDIDDIIHLIDEQTGDFIPCAVSCSLRNNKIERNLQSRLLVRKGGEEIAVAESAAPMHDATGNIVGAVLVFDDVRQTRELTRQLSHQASHDALTGLLNRREFEARLQQALENTRSNGEHYALCYIDLDQFKIINDTCGHTAGDELLRVLGSLLHKKLRDSDIVARLGGDEFGILLQGCTMADAEKLAGEIRKVIRALNFVWDGKSFEIGASIGIVPLSGTTQSVAEALSSADVACYAAKEQGRDRVHVSEPDDKELKRHRSEMRWVGRIRDALKEGRLTLYRQSIVPVHCSDQRELHTEILLRMIGKDEKLIPPGRFLRAAEQYGLMPEIDRWVVEHSLRWLANEIRLCQSTTIMAVNLSGQSLTARGFLSSIVDLLHDSKVPPEQICFEITETAAIANFETALKFMRLLHGMGCRFALDDFGSGMSSFAYLKQLPVDYLKIDGSYVRDLLHDPVDRAMVQSVNQIGHAMGIQTIAEYVEDRSILGALATIGVDFAQGYAIDKPQAVRHTEAHCDSVVSFIKPGSGQG is encoded by the coding sequence ATGAAATCAGCGCGGCACAATGAAGCAGTCCATATCGGCCTTCCTCTCAAGATTGCCGGTATCGTTTTCTGGGGGCTGGTCGCAGTTGGATTATTGATGGTTGCCATGGCCATGCCCTGGTTGGAAAGGATTGCCGTTCTGGAACACGAGACATCTCCCCGCCAGATCGTTACATCTGTACGCGAACAACTACTCGAAGACAACGCAGTAACACTGGATGCATTACGGCCCTCCATTCCGCCACTGATGCAGGAACTGAACATACCCGCAGTCAGCATCGAGCGCAGCACCAAGAGCATAACCTTCGGTAAACCGGAACCCGGCCTGGAGAGTTTTACCTCGAGTTTTACATCAGCCGATTTACAGACCGGGGGATTAGTGGATGTTGTTGTCACTGTCTACCAGCAAACAATCGAACAGGCATTATTGACCCGGAAGAAACAACTGATGCTTGTACTTGGCATCAGTTTCTTTGCTTTCGGCCTGATCATTCAGTGGATCTTGCAGAAGGTTATCACCAAGCCCTTCCACCAGATGATTGCAACTGCCGAATTATGCTCCCATGGCAACGAAGCACGCTTTAACGAGAATCGCTTCGATGAGTTCGGTTATCTCTCGCGATTCATCAACAAGGCTATGGCGGCACTGCAGGCCAGGCAGTTGGAACTCAGCGATGCACTGCAACGTGCACAGGCAGGCGAACATGCTCTGTTCGATGAGAAGAACCGGGCTGAAGTGACACTGAATTCCATTGCAGAGGGAGTCATTACTACAGACCGTGACGGAAAAGTTCGTTTCATGAACCCTGTTGCTGAAAGACTGTCTGGCTGGAAACAGGAAGAGGCCACCGGGCGGGATATCGACGACATCATTCACCTGATCGATGAACAAACCGGTGACTTTATTCCCTGTGCAGTCAGTTGCAGCCTGCGAAACAACAAAATCGAGCGCAACCTTCAAAGCCGTTTACTGGTTCGCAAGGGTGGTGAAGAAATTGCTGTCGCTGAATCAGCTGCGCCCATGCACGACGCAACAGGCAATATTGTTGGTGCTGTACTGGTCTTTGATGATGTTCGCCAGACCCGTGAACTTACGCGCCAGCTGTCGCACCAGGCCTCCCACGATGCCCTTACCGGTTTACTTAATCGGCGTGAGTTTGAAGCACGCCTGCAGCAGGCACTGGAAAATACCCGCAGCAATGGCGAGCACTATGCGTTGTGCTATATCGATCTGGATCAATTCAAAATCATCAACGATACCTGTGGCCACACCGCTGGCGACGAACTGCTACGCGTTCTGGGGAGCCTGCTGCACAAGAAATTGCGCGACAGTGATATCGTGGCCAGGCTTGGGGGTGATGAGTTTGGCATTCTTTTACAGGGTTGCACCATGGCGGACGCCGAGAAACTTGCCGGTGAAATACGGAAGGTTATTCGAGCCCTGAACTTTGTATGGGATGGCAAGAGCTTTGAAATTGGAGCCAGTATTGGCATCGTCCCTCTTTCCGGAACAACCCAGAGTGTTGCCGAGGCCCTTTCGTCAGCAGATGTCGCCTGTTACGCCGCCAAGGAGCAGGGGAGAGACCGCGTACATGTCAGCGAACCGGATGACAAGGAGCTGAAACGTCATCGCAGCGAAATGCGCTGGGTAGGTCGTATACGCGACGCACTGAAAGAAGGCCGGCTCACATTGTACCGGCAATCCATAGTGCCTGTGCATTGCAGTGATCAGCGGGAATTACATACCGAGATACTACTCAGAATGATTGGGAAGGACGAGAAGCTGATACCGCCCGGCCGTTTCCTGCGTGCGGCAGAACAATATGGCCTGATGCCGGAAATCGACCGCTGGGTGGTTGAACACTCCCTGCGCTGGCTGGCCAATGAAATCCGGCTTTGTCAGTCCACCACTATCATGGCAGTGAACTTGTCCGGCCAATCGCTCACGGCACGCGGTTTTCTTTCCAGCATCGTCGACCTGCTGCACGACAGCAAGGTGCCGCCTGAACAGATCTGCTTTGAAATTACCGAAACAGCTGCCATAGCCAACTTCGAGACTGCACTCAAGTTCATGCGTCTGTTGCACGGCATGGGTTGCCGGTTTGCGCTCGATGACTTTGGTAGCGGCATGTCATCATTTGCCTATCTCAAACAACTTCCGGTCGACTACCTGAAGATAGATGGCAGCTATGTACGTGATCTGCTGCACGACCCGGTCGACCGCGCAATGGTGCAGTCAGTCAACCAGATCGGCCATGCCATGGGCATACAGACCATAGCCGAGTACGTCGAGGACAGATCCATCCTCGGGGCACTGGCTACTATTGGCGTGGATTTCGCCCAGGGCTACGCCATCGACAAACCACAAGCTGTGCGCCACACCGAAGCACACTGTGATAGCGTTGTTTCTTTTATCAAGCCCGGCTCAGGCCAGGGATAA
- a CDS encoding CDP-6-deoxy-delta-3,4-glucoseen reductase, whose translation MTFEVKIESSGHRFTTEADETLLDAALRQGVGLPYGCRNGACGSCVATLLSGEVDYPDGRPEVEYKTGQVVICQAHARSNLTIRTREVSANADIIVKTLPCRAEHLKRLSHDVMQVLLKLPETERLQFLAGQYIEFILKDGRRRAFSIANAPHQDEYLELHIRHVPGGSFTGHVFDEMKDRALLRIEGPLGAFYLRENSDRPILMMAGGTGIAPLKGIIDHAQYIGIDRTIHLFWGVSSKRDLYLQDEPQRWKKNSSAFSYTPVLSDPATEDRWEGKTGLVMNTLLEAYPDLANYDIYMSGPPAMIEAATPVFAQHGASLDHMYSDAFEFAQDVLDKIAREEKAAD comes from the coding sequence ATGACCTTTGAGGTTAAGATCGAATCAAGCGGCCACCGCTTCACCACTGAGGCAGATGAAACACTGCTGGACGCTGCTCTGCGTCAGGGTGTCGGTCTGCCTTATGGCTGTCGAAACGGTGCCTGTGGGTCCTGTGTCGCCACCTTGCTGTCCGGTGAGGTCGACTATCCCGACGGTCGACCAGAAGTCGAATATAAAACCGGCCAGGTCGTTATTTGTCAGGCCCACGCACGAAGCAACCTGACCATCAGGACGCGCGAAGTCAGTGCCAATGCCGACATCATCGTAAAAACCCTGCCGTGCCGTGCCGAGCACCTGAAAAGACTGTCACACGACGTCATGCAGGTATTACTCAAACTTCCGGAAACCGAACGACTACAATTTCTCGCCGGGCAGTATATTGAATTTATTCTCAAAGATGGCCGGCGGCGCGCCTTCTCGATCGCCAATGCGCCACACCAGGATGAGTATCTTGAGCTGCATATCCGCCATGTACCCGGTGGTTCATTCACCGGCCATGTGTTTGATGAAATGAAAGATCGCGCACTGCTGCGTATCGAAGGCCCGCTGGGTGCTTTCTACCTGCGCGAGAATTCTGATCGCCCCATCCTGATGATGGCGGGCGGCACCGGCATCGCACCGCTCAAGGGAATAATTGACCATGCCCAGTACATCGGCATCGACCGTACCATTCACCTGTTCTGGGGTGTCAGTTCAAAGCGTGACCTGTATCTCCAGGACGAACCGCAGCGCTGGAAGAAAAACAGCAGCGCATTCAGTTATACGCCGGTACTATCAGATCCCGCTACAGAGGACCGGTGGGAAGGCAAAACCGGCCTGGTTATGAATACTTTGCTGGAAGCCTATCCGGATCTGGCAAACTACGATATCTATATGAGCGGTCCACCCGCAATGATCGAGGCTGCAACGCCGGTATTCGCACAACACGGCGCCAGCCTGGACCATATGTATTCCGATGCCTTCGAGTTTGCACAGGACGTGCTGGATAAAATTGCCCGCGAGGAAAAGGCGGCGGACTGA
- a CDS encoding heme biosynthesis HemY N-terminal domain-containing protein — translation MKLLLIGVLVLLGSVAAALFALPDPGYILIGYGNISVETSLVVFIIVLLVGYLALRMLAGLWRMPVRIRHWSGQRQLQKLSRRYDAAIIELVSGKLERAERQLGRLADDSRAPLAACLSAAHAANRLGEDGRRDRYLGQALKRFPEAESAICLVQAELQLARDQFDQAQTTLAHLRTLMPRNRETLRLQMQLYLGQKDWGKLRELLPELRRSEVLNHDQWQRLAVQVYQERIRELTSARDIDTLKKGWAQLPPPVRQDHALLALYIEQLVRLGEHDQAEGLLREQLSEYWDDRLVYLYGELEGCDSAVQQKMAEKWLARHDKDAVLLLTLGKISLRNKLWGKARSYLEASIGIQPTAEAYRLLGDLLEQLEDHDAAAECYRKGLSLPLPVLQAPAQVVPEEAMLQAAETDRIEMLSH, via the coding sequence ATGAAATTGCTGTTAATCGGCGTATTGGTGCTGCTGGGATCAGTTGCCGCTGCTTTATTTGCCCTGCCGGACCCGGGATATATCCTGATTGGTTACGGTAATATCAGTGTGGAAACCTCCCTTGTGGTTTTCATTATCGTTTTACTTGTCGGCTATCTCGCATTGCGAATGCTGGCGGGGTTGTGGCGCATGCCGGTACGCATCAGGCACTGGTCAGGCCAGCGCCAGCTACAAAAGCTTTCACGGCGTTATGATGCTGCGATTATCGAACTCGTCAGTGGAAAACTCGAGCGTGCAGAGCGGCAGCTCGGGCGTCTGGCCGATGATTCACGTGCACCGCTTGCCGCCTGCCTGTCTGCGGCGCATGCCGCAAATCGCCTCGGTGAAGATGGGCGTCGCGATCGTTACCTGGGGCAGGCACTCAAGCGCTTCCCTGAGGCAGAATCAGCAATATGTCTGGTGCAGGCCGAGTTGCAACTCGCACGTGACCAGTTCGACCAGGCGCAGACAACACTGGCGCATCTACGCACCCTGATGCCGCGCAATCGTGAAACGTTGCGCCTGCAGATGCAGCTATATCTGGGTCAAAAGGACTGGGGGAAATTACGCGAGCTGTTGCCGGAATTACGTCGTAGCGAAGTGCTGAACCATGACCAATGGCAAAGGCTGGCAGTTCAGGTGTACCAGGAACGGATCCGGGAACTGACTTCGGCGCGGGATATCGATACGCTCAAAAAAGGCTGGGCACAGTTACCGCCCCCGGTGCGACAGGATCATGCCCTGCTGGCCCTCTATATTGAACAGCTGGTGCGCCTTGGCGAACATGATCAGGCAGAAGGCCTGTTACGTGAGCAGTTATCTGAATACTGGGATGACAGACTGGTCTACCTGTACGGTGAACTCGAGGGTTGCGACAGTGCAGTACAACAGAAAATGGCCGAGAAGTGGCTGGCCAGGCACGACAAGGATGCGGTGTTGCTGTTGACGCTGGGGAAGATAAGTTTGCGTAATAAACTATGGGGCAAGGCGCGCAGTTACCTGGAAGCCAGTATCGGCATACAACCGACGGCGGAAGCCTATCGTCTGCTTGGCGATTTACTGGAACAGCTCGAGGATCATGATGCGGCGGCAGAATGCTACCGCAAGGGCTTGTCGCTACCCTTGCCGGTACTGCAGGCACCCGCACAGGTTGTGCCGGAGGAAGCCATGTTGCAGGCGGCCGAAACCGATCGCATCGAGATGCTCAGCCACTAG